The genomic segment GCAAAGGGGACTATTTTTCCTTTGAGGAAGAGAAATTAGAGATGCAAGAGCATTCATTTTTGCAAATTTCTGATAGAAAATGACCGCTTGTTCTATTTAAGCTTGAACATTTCTCCTGAAATAGTAAAAAGATACGCATATAAATTCTACTTGAATATAACAAATGAAATCGGTATAATCCGCAGTCTTTATTACATAGACTGTGGTCGGGTTAATGCCTGACGAGGCAATCAAAATCGGAGGAGTTGGTTGAGCAACGCCTTTTGTGAGATCGCCCGAACCATTTTTAAGCTTAAAATTATTGGAGAAATTCAAATGTCAAGAGTTTGCCAAGTAACCGGCAAGCGTCCAGCAGTTGGTAACAACCGCTCACACGCAATGAATGCGACTAAACGTCGTTTCTTACCAAACCTTCACACTCACCGTTTCTGGGTTGAGAGCGAAAACCGTTTCGTAACTTTACGCTTAACAGCGAAAGGTATGCGTATTATTGATAAAAAAGGCATTGATGCAGTATTAGCTGAAATCCGTGCTCGTGGCGAAAAAATCTAAGGAGCTAAAAAATGGCAGCTAAAGGCGCTCGTGAGAAAATCCGTTTAGTTTCTACAGCAGAAACTGGTCACTTCTACACAACAGATAAAAACAAACGTAATATGCCTGAAAAAATGGAAATCAAAAAATTTGATCCAGTTGTGCGTAAACACGTTATCTACAAAGAAGCAAAAATTAAATAATTTTGTTTTAAATTTCAGAACCCGACTTATGTCGGGTTTTTTTATAATTGCTTCTGTTTTGAAAATACTGATTTCAGCGATTTATTAGGCAAAAAAACTTTATTTTTTAATAAAAAAAGGTATCATACGCTCTCTTAAACGTAACCCTACATTTAAGTCTGTTTCCAACCTATCCCAATTTCTTTATTCCTTAGGGGCATATAGGGTAAAAACAAAAAAGCTGAAACGCTTTTTTTAATAAGTAGCGAGTCAAATGCCCCATGGCATCTATTCTTTTAGGAATAGAAAGCTTAGGCTTTCCGCAAGGCACCCGACTTATTTTTTTCACCTCTTGTAGAAGGTTTATTTTCAATGACAATTAAAACTCCTATTCAAGCCGTTCTTGCTTCAAACCAATATTTTTTAGATCGCCAAGATGCAATGGAATCAAACGTGCGTAGCTACCCACGTAAATTACCTTTTGCTTACCAAAAAGCACAAGGCGTTTGGGTAACTGATGTTGAAGGCAACGAATACCTCGATTTCCTAGCAGGTGCAGGAACGCTTGCATTAGGTCATAACCACCCTAAATTAATCCAAGCAGTTAAAGATGTATTAGACAGTGGTTTACCTTTACACTCGTTAGATATTACGACTCCGTTAAAAGATGCTTTTACGGAAGAATTACTCTCTTTCTTTCCAAAAGATAAATATATCCTCCAATTTACTGGCCCGTCTGGTGCAGATGCTAACGAAGCGGCAATTAAATTAGCCAAAACCTACACTGGTCGTGGAAACGTAATTGCTTTCTCCGGTGGTTTCCACGGAATGACCCATGGTGCGTTATCGCTCACCGGTAATTTAAGTGCGAAAAATGCAGTACAAGGCTTAATGCCGGGCGTACAGTTTATGCCTTATCCGCACGAATACCGCTGTCCGTTTGGCATTGGTGGCGAAGCCGGTGCAAAAGCAGTTGAACATTATTTTGAGAACTTTATTGAAGATGTTGAAAGCGGCGTGGTAAAACCGGCAGCGGTGATCCTTGAAGCCATTCAAGGTGAAGGCGGTGTAGTGCCGGCTCCAATCAGCTTCTTACAAAAAGTGCGTGAAGTTACTCAAAAACACGGCATCTTAATGATTGTGGACGAAGTTCAAGCCGGTTTCTGCCGTTCAGGGAAAATGTTTGCCTTTGAACACGCAGGCATTGAGCCGGATATCGTAGTAATGTCAAAAGCGATTGGTGGTAGCTTACCGCTTGCGGTATTAGCGATCAAAAAAGAGTTTGACGCTTGGCAACCGGCAGGTCATACCGGTACATTCCGTGGTAACCAATTAGCAATGGCAACCGGCTATGTATCGCTTAAAATTATGCGTGAAGAGAATTTAGCGAAAAACGCACAAGAGCGTGGCGAATACTTAACTAACGCATTACGTGAATTAAGCAAAGAATTACCTTGTATCGGCAATGTGCGTGGTAAAGGCTTAATGATGGGAATTGATATTGTTGATGAACGTCAGCCAAAAGATGCAACAGGTGCATACCCGCGTGATTGCGATTTAGCCGTTGCAATTCAAAAATACTGCTTTAAAAACAAATTGTTATTAGAGCGTGGCGGACGTGGCGGTAATGTGGTGCGTGTTCTTTGTGCCGTGAATATTACCCAAGCAGAATGTGGAGAGTTTATTAAACGCTTCAAGCAATCTGTTACCGAAGCAGTGAAAGCGGTGCGTGGTTAATAGTTAGAATGGTAGGGGCGAAACATTTTTCGCCCTAATGTAAAAAGGGGCGAATATTTATTCGCCCCTACACCAATAGGATAGAAATAATGTCAAACCTAGAAAAACACAGACAATCCCTGTTCTGTAGCGATCCAAAATCGATTGCTGATTATGAATCGGCGATGAACAATGCGGTAAAAGCGGTTTCAGATTGGCTGAAAGAAGAAAAAATGTACACCGGTGGCTCAATTAAAGAGTTGCGTGCAAAAATCAACGGCTTTAACCCAACCCAAGCCGGTGTGGGCGTGCAAAAATCACTGGAACATTTGGTGGAAATTTTCTTAAAGCCAAGCCTCAAAGTTCACCACCCTCATTCTTTGGCCCACTTACATTGCCCGACAATGGTAACCAGCCAAATTGCAGAAGTGTTAATTAATGCCACCAACCAATCAATGGACTCTTGGGATCAAAGCCCGGCAGGTTCGATTATGGAAGAGCATTTAATTGACTGGCTACGTCAAAAAGTCGGCTATGGCAAAGGAACTTCAGGAGTCTTTACCTCAGGTGGTACGCAATCAAACCTGATGGGCGTATTATTGGCTCGTGACTGGGCGATAGCGAACCATTGGAAAAAGGCAGACGGTTCAGAGTGGTCGGTGCAAGCCGACGGTATTCCTGCCGATGCAATGCAAAAAGTGAAAGTGGTTTGTTCGGAAAATGCTCACTTCTCTGTGCAAAAAAATATGGCAATGATGGGAATGGGTTTCCAATCGGTAGTGACTGTGCCGTCAAATGCCAATGCACAAATGGACGTTGAAGCCCTTGCGAAAACCTTAGCGGATTTAAAAGCCGAAGGCAAAATTGTGGCTTGTATCGTCGCAACCGCAGGCACGACCGATGCCGGTGCGATTGATGATTTAAAAGCGATCCGCAAATTAGCCGATGAACATCAGGCTTGGGTTCACGTTGATGCTGCTTGGGGCGGAGCATTATTGCTGTCGAAAGATTTCCGCCATTTCTTAGATGGCATTGAATTGAGCGATTCGATT from the Mannheimia haemolytica genome contains:
- the rpmB gene encoding 50S ribosomal protein L28; its protein translation is MSRVCQVTGKRPAVGNNRSHAMNATKRRFLPNLHTHRFWVESENRFVTLRLTAKGMRIIDKKGIDAVLAEIRARGEKI
- the rpmG gene encoding 50S ribosomal protein L33, with amino-acid sequence MAAKGAREKIRLVSTAETGHFYTTDKNKRNMPEKMEIKKFDPVVRKHVIYKEAKIK
- the dat gene encoding Diaminobutyrate--2-oxoglutarate aminotransferase: MTIKTPIQAVLASNQYFLDRQDAMESNVRSYPRKLPFAYQKAQGVWVTDVEGNEYLDFLAGAGTLALGHNHPKLIQAVKDVLDSGLPLHSLDITTPLKDAFTEELLSFFPKDKYILQFTGPSGADANEAAIKLAKTYTGRGNVIAFSGGFHGMTHGALSLTGNLSAKNAVQGLMPGVQFMPYPHEYRCPFGIGGEAGAKAVEHYFENFIEDVESGVVKPAAVILEAIQGEGGVVPAPISFLQKVREVTQKHGILMIVDEVQAGFCRSGKMFAFEHAGIEPDIVVMSKAIGGSLPLAVLAIKKEFDAWQPAGHTGTFRGNQLAMATGYVSLKIMREENLAKNAQERGEYLTNALRELSKELPCIGNVRGKGLMMGIDIVDERQPKDATGAYPRDCDLAVAIQKYCFKNKLLLERGGRGGNVVRVLCAVNITQAECGEFIKRFKQSVTEAVKAVRG
- the ddc gene encoding L-2,4-diaminobutyrate decarboxylase, whose product is MSNLEKHRQSLFCSDPKSIADYESAMNNAVKAVSDWLKEEKMYTGGSIKELRAKINGFNPTQAGVGVQKSLEHLVEIFLKPSLKVHHPHSLAHLHCPTMVTSQIAEVLINATNQSMDSWDQSPAGSIMEEHLIDWLRQKVGYGKGTSGVFTSGGTQSNLMGVLLARDWAIANHWKKADGSEWSVQADGIPADAMQKVKVVCSENAHFSVQKNMAMMGMGFQSVVTVPSNANAQMDVEALAKTLADLKAEGKIVACIVATAGTTDAGAIDDLKAIRKLADEHQAWVHVDAAWGGALLLSKDFRHFLDGIELSDSITLDFHKHFFQSISCGAFLLKDEANYRFIDYKADYLNSEYDEEHGVPNLVSKSLQTTRRFDALKLWFTVEALGENLYASMIDHGVYLSKEVEAYINATDGLEMLVPAQFASVLFRVVPQGYPAEFVDTLNQNVADELFARGEANIGVTKVGEHQSLKMTTLSPIATLENVKALLAQVLAEAARIKDSIVNGTYVPPID